The Pseudomonas wenzhouensis genome has a segment encoding these proteins:
- the nqrE gene encoding NADH:ubiquinone reductase (Na(+)-transporting) subunit E, producing the protein MEHYLSLLAKAVFVENMALAFFLGMCTFIAISKKVETAIGLGIAVVVVQVITVPANNLIYTYLLKDGALAWAGLPEVDLSFLGLLSYIGVIAAIVQILEMLLDKYVPALYNALGIFLPLITVNCAIMGGTLFMVERDYNLAESTVYGLGSGLSWALAIAALAGIREKLKYSDVPAGLQGLGITFITIGLMSLGFMSFSGVQL; encoded by the coding sequence ATGGAGCACTATCTCAGCCTGTTGGCCAAGGCCGTGTTCGTCGAGAACATGGCGCTGGCCTTCTTCCTTGGCATGTGTACCTTCATCGCCATCTCCAAGAAGGTCGAGACCGCCATCGGTCTTGGCATCGCGGTGGTCGTGGTGCAGGTCATCACCGTGCCGGCGAACAACCTGATCTACACCTACCTGCTCAAGGATGGCGCACTGGCCTGGGCCGGTCTGCCCGAAGTCGATCTGAGCTTCCTCGGTCTGCTCAGCTACATCGGCGTGATCGCTGCCATCGTGCAGATTCTCGAGATGCTGCTGGATAAGTACGTACCTGCGCTGTACAACGCGCTCGGTATCTTCCTGCCGCTGATCACGGTGAACTGCGCCATCATGGGCGGCACCCTGTTCATGGTCGAGCGTGACTACAACCTCGCCGAAAGTACCGTTTACGGTCTGGGCTCGGGGCTGTCCTGGGCGCTGGCGATTGCCGCGCTGGCCGGTATTCGCGAGAAGCTCAAGTACAGCGACGTACCCGCCGGTCTGCAGGGGCTGGGCATCACCTTCATCACCATCGGTCTGATGTCGCTGGGCTTCATGTCCTTCTCCGGCGTGCAGCTGTAA
- a CDS encoding NADH:ubiquinone reductase (Na(+)-transporting) subunit D, protein MIMSQPTIKEVLLNPIFNNNPIGLQILGICSALAVTSNLKTALVMSIALTLVTGFSNLFISMIRSQIPSSIRMIVQMVIIASLVIVVDQVLKAYAYSLSKQLSVFVGLIITNCIVMGRAEAFAMQNPPLVSFFDGIGNGLGYSAMLVALGIIRELFGAGKLLGYEIIPVINDGGWYQPNGMLLLPPSAFFLIGLFIWALRSWKKDQVEQPSFKMAPQVSNKEAY, encoded by the coding sequence CTGATCATGTCGCAGCCAACCATTAAAGAAGTCCTGCTCAACCCGATCTTCAACAACAACCCCATCGGCCTGCAGATCCTTGGCATCTGTTCGGCGCTGGCGGTGACCTCGAACCTGAAGACCGCGCTGGTGATGTCGATCGCCCTGACGTTGGTGACCGGCTTCTCCAACCTGTTCATCTCGATGATCCGCAGTCAGATTCCGAGCAGCATCCGCATGATCGTGCAGATGGTGATCATCGCCTCGCTGGTGATCGTGGTCGATCAGGTGCTCAAGGCCTATGCCTACTCGCTCTCCAAGCAGTTGTCGGTGTTCGTCGGCCTGATCATCACCAACTGCATCGTGATGGGCCGTGCCGAAGCCTTCGCCATGCAGAACCCACCGCTGGTGTCGTTCTTCGATGGTATCGGCAATGGCCTGGGTTACAGCGCCATGTTAGTCGCCCTGGGCATCATTCGTGAGCTGTTCGGCGCCGGTAAACTGCTGGGCTACGAGATCATCCCGGTAATCAATGACGGTGGCTGGTATCAGCCCAACGGCATGCTGCTGCTGCCGCCTTCGGCCTTCTTCCTGATCGGCCTGTTCATCTGGGCACTGCGTAGCTGGAAGAAAGATCAGGTCGAGCAGCCGAGCTTCAAGATGGCGCCTCAGGTGTCGAACAAGGAGGCCTACTAA
- a CDS encoding NADH:ubiquinone reductase (Na(+)-transporting) subunit B, translating into MGIRAFLDKVEHNFEKGGKYEKWYALYEAIDTFFYRPGSVTKTTAHVRDGIDLKRMMITVWLCTFPAMFFGMWNTGYQANLIFAQSPELLASQEGWRFALIGSLAGFDPNSLWDNFIQGAAYFLPVYAVTFIVGGFWEVLFASIRKHEVNEGFFVTSVLFALILPPSIPLWQVALGISFGVVIGKEVFGGTGKNFLNPALTGRAFLFFAYPAQMSGDAVWTAVDGFAGATSLSLAASGGIENVINNGITWMDAFFGTIHGSMGETSTLAIAIGGLVLLITKIASWRIVAGVMLGMIGLSLLFNLIGSTTNPMFAMPWYWHLVVGGFAFGMFFMATDPVSSSMTNTGKWIFGALIGVMVVLIRVVNPAFPEGMMLAILFANLFAPLIDHFVVQANIKRRLARNV; encoded by the coding sequence ATGGGTATCCGTGCATTCCTCGACAAGGTCGAGCACAACTTCGAAAAGGGCGGCAAGTACGAAAAGTGGTACGCCCTTTATGAAGCCATCGATACGTTCTTCTACCGTCCTGGCAGCGTGACCAAGACCACCGCTCACGTGCGTGATGGCATCGACCTCAAGCGCATGATGATCACCGTGTGGCTGTGCACCTTTCCGGCTATGTTCTTCGGCATGTGGAACACCGGCTACCAGGCCAACCTGATCTTCGCCCAGAGCCCCGAGCTGCTGGCGAGCCAGGAAGGCTGGCGTTTCGCCCTGATCGGCTCGCTGGCCGGCTTCGACCCGAACAGCCTGTGGGACAACTTCATCCAGGGCGCGGCCTACTTCCTGCCGGTCTACGCGGTGACCTTCATCGTCGGCGGTTTCTGGGAAGTGCTGTTCGCTTCGATCCGCAAGCATGAAGTCAACGAAGGTTTCTTCGTCACCTCCGTGCTGTTCGCCCTGATCCTGCCGCCGAGCATTCCGCTGTGGCAGGTCGCGCTGGGTATCAGCTTCGGTGTGGTGATCGGCAAGGAAGTGTTCGGCGGTACCGGCAAGAACTTCCTCAACCCGGCGCTGACCGGCCGTGCCTTCCTGTTCTTCGCCTACCCGGCGCAGATGTCCGGTGATGCGGTGTGGACTGCAGTGGACGGCTTTGCCGGTGCCACTTCGCTTAGCCTCGCCGCTTCCGGTGGCATCGAGAACGTGATCAACAACGGCATCACCTGGATGGACGCTTTCTTCGGCACCATTCATGGTTCGATGGGTGAGACCAGCACCCTGGCCATCGCCATCGGTGGCCTGGTACTGCTGATCACCAAGATCGCCTCGTGGCGCATCGTGGCCGGTGTGATGCTGGGTATGATCGGCCTGAGCCTGCTGTTCAACCTGATCGGCTCCACTACCAACCCGATGTTCGCCATGCCCTGGTACTGGCATCTGGTCGTCGGTGGTTTCGCTTTCGGCATGTTCTTCATGGCCACCGACCCGGTGTCGAGCTCCATGACCAATACCGGCAAGTGGATCTTCGGTGCCCTGATCGGTGTGATGGTGGTGCTGATCCGTGTGGTCAACCCGGCCTTCCCCGAGGGCATGATGCTGGCGATTCTGTTCGCCAACCTGTTTGCACCGCTGATCGACCACTTCGTCGTTCAGGCCAATATCAAGCGGAGGCTGGCACGTAATGTCTAG
- a CDS encoding Na(+)-translocating NADH-quinone reductase subunit C, translating to MSSQKESTVRTLTVALLVCLVCSVFVAGAAIALKPTQVENRLLDKQRSILAIAGLGEAGMSAAQVKSLFDERIRARIVDLDSGTFSDVQDPLTFDPLAASKDPQLSKALRGAEDIASIKRRERYTTVYMVERDGELETLVLPVRGYGLWSTLHGFMALKGDLNTVAGLGFYQHAETPGLGGEVDNPKWKGLWPGKTLFNDKGELAIQIIKGNVDAQSSQAKHQVDGLAGATLTQNGVNNLLHFWLGENGFAQFLANLQKGEA from the coding sequence ATGTCTAGTCAAAAAGAATCCACCGTTCGTACGCTGACGGTGGCCCTGCTGGTGTGTCTGGTGTGCTCGGTGTTCGTCGCCGGCGCCGCCATCGCACTGAAGCCAACCCAGGTGGAAAACCGCCTGCTCGACAAACAGCGCAGCATCCTGGCCATTGCCGGCCTGGGTGAGGCGGGTATGAGTGCGGCACAGGTCAAGAGCCTGTTCGATGAGCGCATCCGCGCACGCATCGTCGATCTGGACAGTGGCACCTTCAGCGATGTGCAGGATCCCCTGACCTTCGATCCACTGGCGGCTTCCAAGGATCCGCAGCTGTCCAAGGCCCTGCGCGGTGCCGAAGACATTGCTTCGATCAAGCGCCGTGAGCGCTACACCACGGTGTACATGGTCGAGCGTGACGGTGAGTTGGAGACGCTGGTTCTGCCAGTACGCGGTTATGGTCTGTGGTCGACCCTGCACGGTTTCATGGCGCTCAAGGGCGACCTCAACACTGTCGCCGGCCTTGGCTTCTACCAGCATGCCGAGACCCCCGGTCTGGGCGGTGAGGTGGATAACCCGAAATGGAAAGGCCTGTGGCCGGGCAAGACCCTGTTCAACGACAAGGGTGAACTGGCCATCCAGATCATCAAGGGCAACGTCGACGCGCAGAGTTCGCAGGCCAAGCACCAGGTCGATGGCCTGGCAGGTGCCACCCTGACTCAGAATGGCGTGAACAATCTGTTGCATTTCTGGCTCGGTGAGAACGGCTTCGCGCAGTTCCTCGCCAACTTGCAGAAAGGGGAGGCCTGA
- a CDS encoding glyceraldehyde-3-phosphate dehydrogenase, with protein MWKVLPVTQKPDQCLGEWIDREALAEAMIPLIGQLYRNNNVVTSIYGRGLINRSVIDILKAHRFARHRLAEETELSVHDTFPMLKAMSELKLGAASVDLGKLVAKFKAEGAGRAVEQFVKDELADVVGKQNGAGREGTDVVLYGFGRIGRLLARILIEKTGGGDGLRLRAIVVRKGASNDLVKRASLLRRDSVHGKFNGTITIDEENNTLTANGNLIQVIYAKDPKEVDYTQYGIKNALLVDNTGVWRDAEGLGQHLACPGVDRVVLTAPGKGALKNIVHGINHSEITVEDKIISAASCTTNAIVPVLKAVNDQYGIVNGHVETVHSYTNDQNLIDNFHKGSRRGRSAALNMVITETGAATAAAKALPVLKGKLTGNAIRVPTPNVSMAILNLNLEKATTREEINEYLRQMAMHSDLQKQIDFVSSQEVVSTDFVGSRHAGVVDAEATIANDNRVVLYVWYDNEFGYSCQVVRVMEDMAGVNPPAFPR; from the coding sequence ATGTGGAAGGTACTGCCCGTGACTCAGAAGCCCGACCAGTGTCTCGGTGAATGGATAGATCGTGAAGCTCTCGCGGAAGCGATGATTCCGCTGATTGGTCAGCTCTATCGCAACAACAATGTGGTGACCTCGATCTACGGCCGCGGCCTGATCAACCGTTCGGTCATCGACATCCTCAAGGCTCACCGTTTCGCCCGTCACCGCCTGGCTGAAGAAACCGAGCTGTCGGTGCACGACACCTTCCCCATGCTCAAGGCCATGAGCGAGCTCAAGCTGGGCGCCGCCTCCGTGGACCTGGGCAAGCTGGTTGCCAAGTTCAAGGCCGAAGGTGCTGGTCGCGCTGTCGAGCAGTTCGTCAAGGACGAGCTGGCCGATGTAGTCGGCAAGCAGAACGGTGCAGGCCGTGAAGGCACTGACGTGGTGCTCTACGGTTTCGGCCGTATCGGCCGCCTGCTGGCGCGCATCCTGATCGAGAAGACCGGTGGCGGTGACGGCCTGCGTCTGCGTGCCATCGTCGTGCGCAAGGGCGCCAGCAATGATCTGGTCAAGCGTGCCAGCCTGCTGCGTCGTGACTCGGTGCATGGCAAGTTCAACGGCACCATCACCATCGATGAAGAGAACAACACCCTTACGGCCAACGGCAACCTGATTCAGGTGATCTACGCCAAGGACCCGAAGGAAGTCGACTACACCCAGTACGGCATCAAGAACGCACTGCTGGTGGACAACACCGGTGTATGGCGTGACGCCGAGGGTCTGGGCCAGCACCTGGCCTGCCCGGGCGTCGATCGCGTCGTTCTCACTGCACCTGGCAAGGGTGCGCTGAAGAACATCGTGCATGGCATCAACCACAGCGAAATCACCGTCGAGGACAAGATCATCTCTGCGGCTTCCTGCACCACCAACGCCATCGTGCCGGTGCTCAAGGCGGTCAATGATCAGTACGGCATCGTCAACGGTCACGTCGAGACCGTTCACTCCTACACCAACGACCAGAACCTGATCGACAACTTCCACAAGGGCAGTCGTCGTGGTCGTAGCGCCGCGCTGAACATGGTCATCACCGAAACCGGTGCCGCCACCGCAGCCGCCAAGGCGCTGCCGGTTCTGAAAGGCAAGCTGACCGGCAACGCCATTCGCGTGCCGACGCCGAACGTGTCCATGGCCATCCTCAATCTGAACCTGGAGAAGGCCACCACCCGCGAAGAGATCAACGAGTACCTGCGCCAGATGGCCATGCACTCGGATCTGCAGAAGCAGATCGATTTCGTCAGCTCGCAGGAAGTGGTATCGACCGACTTCGTTGGTTCGCGTCACGCCGGCGTGGTCGATGCCGAAGCCACCATCGCCAACGATAACCGCGTCGTGCTGTACGTCTGGTACGACAACGAGTTCGGTTACAGCTGCCAGGTGGTGCGCGTGATGGAAGACATGGCCGGGGTCAACCCGCCGGCTTTTCCGCGCTGA
- the mfd gene encoding transcription-repair coupling factor, with protein sequence MSVLRLPSLPASAGKQQWGNLPGAALSLAIAEAASNAGRFTLVLTEGSQSAERLQEELAFFAPDLPVLHFPDWETLPYDVFSPHQDIISQRIAALYRLPQLSRGILVVPIATALHRLAPKRFLLGSSLVLDVGQKLDVEQMRTRLEAAGYRCVDTVYEHGEFAVRGALIDLFPMGSEVPYRIDLFDDEIETLRTFDPENQRSVDKVESIRLLPAREFPLEKKAVTDFRGRFRERFDVDFRRCPIYQDLSSGITPAGIEYYLPLFFEETGTLFDYLPGDTQVFSLPGIEKAAEQFWQDARNRYEDRRVDPERPLLPPADIFLPVEDCFARLKSWPRVVVNQDDIEAGVGQTRFDARALPDLAIQAKAGEPLAALRRFIEEYQGRVLFCAESAGRREVLLELLARLKLKPKEVDGWPAFVESGERLNICVAPLDEGLLLDQLALIPENPLFGQRVMQRRRREKGREGGDNVIKNLTELREGAPVVHIDHGVGRYLGLVTMEFDGQAAEFLALQYADEAKLYVPVASLHLIARYSGSDDALAPLHRLGSEVWQKAKRKAAEQVRDVAAELLDIYARRAAREGFAFQDPAVDYATFSAGFPFEETPDQQAAIDAVRSDMLAGKPMDRLVCGDVGFGKTEVAMRAAFIAVHSGKQVAVLVPTTLLAQQHYNSFRDRFADWPVKVEVMSRFKSAKEVEGAVQQLAEGKVDIVIGTHKLLQEDVKFHNLGLVIIDEEHRFGVRQKEQLKALRSEVDILTLTATPIPRTLNMAVAGMRDLSIIATPPARRLSVRTFVMEENKPTIKEALLRELLRGGQVYYLHNDVKTIDKCAADLAELVPEARIGIGHGQMRERDLEQVMSDFYHKRFNVLVASTIIETGIDVPSANTIIIERADKFGLAQLHQLRGRVGRSHHQAYAYLLTPPRKSMTEDAQKRLEAIAGAQDLGAGFILATHDLEIRGAGELLGDGQSGQIQAVGFTLYMEMLERAVKAIQKGEQPNLDQPLGGGPEINLRVPALIPEDYLPDVHARLILYKRIANASDEDGLKELQVELIDRFGLLPEPTKNLMRLTLLKLQADKLGISKVDAGPQGGRIEFAAETCVDPLTLIKLIQAQPKRYKFEGATVFKIQVPMERAEERFNTLEALFERLAPTT encoded by the coding sequence GTGTCCGTACTGCGTCTTCCGTCTCTGCCGGCCAGCGCCGGCAAACAGCAATGGGGCAATCTGCCCGGCGCCGCCCTCTCTCTGGCGATAGCCGAAGCGGCCAGCAATGCCGGGCGCTTCACCCTGGTATTGACCGAGGGCAGCCAGAGCGCCGAGCGCCTGCAGGAAGAACTGGCCTTCTTCGCCCCGGACCTGCCGGTGCTGCATTTCCCCGACTGGGAAACCCTGCCCTACGACGTCTTCTCGCCCCACCAGGACATCATCTCCCAGCGTATCGCCGCGCTGTACCGGCTACCGCAACTGAGCCGCGGCATTCTCGTAGTGCCGATCGCGACTGCCCTACACCGCCTGGCGCCGAAGCGCTTCCTGCTGGGTAGCAGCCTGGTGCTGGACGTGGGCCAGAAACTGGATGTGGAGCAGATGCGCACGCGTCTGGAGGCCGCCGGCTACCGCTGCGTCGATACAGTGTACGAACATGGCGAGTTCGCCGTGCGCGGCGCGCTGATCGACCTCTTCCCCATGGGCAGCGAGGTGCCCTACCGCATCGATCTGTTCGACGACGAGATCGAGACCCTGCGCACCTTCGACCCGGAAAACCAGCGCTCGGTGGACAAGGTCGAGTCGATCCGCCTGTTGCCGGCGCGTGAGTTTCCACTGGAGAAAAAAGCTGTCACCGATTTCCGCGGGCGCTTTCGCGAACGTTTCGACGTCGATTTTCGCCGCTGCCCGATCTATCAGGACCTGTCCTCGGGCATCACCCCAGCCGGCATCGAGTACTACCTGCCGCTGTTCTTCGAGGAAACCGGCACCCTGTTCGACTACCTGCCGGGCGACACCCAGGTGTTCTCCCTGCCCGGCATCGAGAAGGCCGCCGAGCAGTTCTGGCAGGATGCGCGCAACCGCTACGAGGACCGCCGGGTCGACCCCGAGCGCCCGCTGCTGCCACCTGCAGACATTTTCCTGCCGGTGGAGGACTGCTTCGCCCGCCTGAAGAGCTGGCCGCGCGTGGTGGTCAACCAGGACGACATCGAAGCCGGTGTCGGCCAGACCCGCTTCGACGCGCGCGCCCTACCCGACCTGGCAATTCAGGCCAAGGCCGGCGAGCCGCTGGCGGCGCTGCGTCGCTTCATCGAGGAATACCAGGGCCGCGTGCTGTTCTGCGCGGAATCCGCCGGTCGCCGCGAAGTGCTGCTGGAACTGCTCGCCCGCCTCAAGCTCAAGCCGAAGGAAGTCGACGGCTGGCCGGCGTTCGTCGAAAGCGGCGAACGCCTGAATATCTGCGTCGCGCCTCTGGATGAAGGCCTGCTGCTCGACCAACTGGCGCTGATCCCGGAGAACCCGCTGTTCGGCCAGCGCGTGATGCAGCGTCGTCGTCGCGAGAAAGGCCGCGAAGGCGGCGACAACGTGATCAAGAACCTCACCGAACTGCGCGAAGGCGCGCCGGTGGTGCATATCGATCACGGCGTCGGCCGCTACCTGGGCCTGGTGACCATGGAGTTCGACGGCCAGGCCGCTGAATTTCTCGCCTTGCAGTACGCCGACGAGGCCAAGCTCTATGTGCCGGTAGCCAGCCTGCACCTGATCGCCCGCTACAGCGGCAGCGACGACGCCCTGGCCCCACTGCACCGCCTCGGCTCGGAAGTCTGGCAAAAGGCCAAGCGCAAGGCCGCCGAGCAGGTGCGCGACGTCGCCGCCGAACTGCTCGACATCTACGCCCGCCGCGCCGCCCGCGAAGGCTTCGCCTTCCAGGACCCGGCCGTCGACTACGCCACCTTCAGCGCCGGCTTCCCCTTCGAGGAAACCCCGGATCAGCAGGCCGCCATCGACGCCGTGCGCAGCGACATGCTCGCCGGCAAGCCCATGGATCGCCTGGTCTGTGGCGACGTCGGCTTCGGCAAGACCGAGGTGGCCATGCGCGCTGCCTTCATCGCCGTGCACAGCGGCAAGCAGGTGGCGGTGCTGGTGCCCACCACCCTGCTCGCCCAGCAGCACTACAACAGCTTCCGCGACCGCTTCGCCGACTGGCCGGTGAAGGTCGAGGTGATGAGCCGCTTCAAGAGCGCCAAGGAAGTCGAAGGCGCCGTGCAGCAACTGGCTGAAGGCAAGGTGGATATCGTCATCGGCACGCACAAGCTGCTGCAGGAGGATGTGAAATTCCACAACCTGGGCCTGGTGATCATCGACGAGGAACACCGTTTCGGCGTGCGCCAGAAGGAGCAGCTCAAGGCGCTGCGCAGCGAAGTCGACATCCTCACCCTCACCGCCACGCCGATCCCGCGCACCCTGAACATGGCCGTGGCCGGCATGCGTGACCTGTCGATCATCGCCACGCCGCCGGCGCGACGCCTGTCGGTTCGCACCTTCGTCATGGAAGAGAACAAGCCGACCATCAAGGAAGCGCTGCTGCGCGAACTGCTGCGCGGCGGCCAGGTGTACTACCTGCACAACGATGTGAAGACCATCGATAAATGCGCCGCCGACCTGGCCGAACTGGTGCCCGAGGCGCGCATCGGCATTGGCCACGGGCAGATGCGCGAGCGCGATCTCGAACAGGTGATGAGCGACTTCTACCACAAGCGCTTCAACGTGCTGGTAGCCTCGACCATCATCGAAACCGGCATCGACGTACCCAGCGCCAACACCATCATCATCGAGCGCGCCGACAAGTTCGGCCTGGCCCAGCTGCACCAACTGCGCGGCCGTGTCGGTCGTAGCCACCACCAGGCCTACGCCTACCTGCTCACACCGCCGCGCAAGAGCATGACCGAGGATGCGCAGAAGCGCCTGGAAGCCATCGCCGGCGCGCAGGATCTCGGCGCCGGCTTCATTCTCGCCACGCACGATCTGGAAATCCGTGGCGCCGGCGAACTGCTCGGCGACGGCCAGAGCGGGCAAATCCAGGCCGTCGGCTTCACCCTGTACATGGAAATGCTCGAGCGCGCGGTCAAGGCCATCCAGAAAGGCGAACAGCCCAACCTCGACCAGCCACTGGGCGGCGGCCCGGAAATCAACCTGCGCGTGCCGGCGCTGATCCCCGAGGACTACCTGCCCGACGTGCATGCTCGTCTGATTCTCTATAAGCGCATCGCCAACGCCAGCGACGAGGATGGCCTGAAGGAGCTACAGGTGGAGTTGATCGACCGCTTCGGCTTGCTGCCGGAGCCAACCAAGAACCTGATGCGCCTGACCCTGCTCAAACTGCAGGCCGACAAGCTGGGCATCAGCAAGGTCGACGCCGGCCCGCAGGGCGGGCGCATCGAGTTCGCCGCAGAGACCTGCGTCGACCCGCTGACCCTGATCAAGCTGATCCAGGCCCAGCCGAAACGCTACAAGTTCGAAGGCGCCACTGTCTTCAAGATCCAGGTACCGATGGAGCGCGCGGAAGAACGCTTCAACACCCTGGAAGCCCTGTTCGAGCGCCTCGCGCCCACCACCTGA
- a CDS encoding Na(+)-translocating NADH-quinone reductase subunit A, with amino-acid sequence MIKLKHGLDLPITGAPAQRIEAARPVRSVAVIGFDYHGMKPTMEVQVGDRVKLGQLLFTDKKTPGVRYTAPAAGVISAIHRGEKRVLQSVVIDLDGDEQETFAHYAVDQLEALSSEQVRENLQQSGLWTALRTRPFSKVPALDAVPRSIFVTAIDTHPLAADPAVIIGEHATDFENGLKVLGNLAKVFLCKADGVSLPGEKLAKVQSEAFAGPHPAGLPGTHIHFLDPVSIGRSVWQIGYQDVIAVGKLFTTGQLFVERVVALGGPVAEQPRLLRTRLGANLEELTAGELKPGVNRVISGSVFGGRTAQGAFAFLGRYHNQVSCLSEGNEREMMHYLRAGVNKHSVMNIFVSKLASAKLFNFTTTTNGSPRAMVPVGNYEAVMPLDILPTQLLRYLIVGDTEMAQKLGCLELDEEDLALCTYVCAGKYEYGPILRDNLTRIEKEG; translated from the coding sequence ATGATCAAACTAAAGCATGGGCTCGATTTGCCCATAACGGGTGCGCCGGCACAGCGTATCGAGGCCGCCAGGCCCGTGCGCAGTGTCGCCGTCATCGGCTTCGACTATCACGGGATGAAGCCGACGATGGAAGTGCAGGTCGGTGACCGGGTCAAGCTCGGGCAGTTGCTGTTTACCGACAAGAAGACACCCGGCGTGCGTTACACTGCCCCTGCGGCTGGCGTGATCAGCGCCATTCACCGCGGCGAGAAGCGGGTTCTGCAATCCGTGGTCATCGATCTCGATGGCGACGAGCAGGAGACCTTTGCCCACTACGCTGTCGATCAGCTCGAAGCGCTGAGCAGCGAGCAGGTTCGCGAGAACCTGCAGCAGTCCGGTCTGTGGACTGCCCTGCGTACGCGTCCGTTCAGCAAGGTGCCGGCGCTCGATGCCGTGCCCCGGTCGATCTTCGTCACGGCCATCGACACGCATCCGCTTGCCGCCGATCCTGCGGTGATCATCGGCGAACATGCCACTGATTTCGAAAATGGTCTGAAGGTGCTCGGCAACCTGGCCAAGGTGTTCCTGTGCAAGGCCGATGGCGTCAGCCTGCCTGGCGAGAAACTGGCCAAGGTACAGAGCGAAGCCTTCGCCGGCCCGCACCCGGCAGGCCTGCCAGGTACTCACATCCACTTCCTCGACCCGGTCAGCATCGGCAGGAGCGTGTGGCAGATTGGTTATCAGGACGTGATTGCCGTCGGCAAACTGTTCACCACTGGCCAGCTGTTCGTCGAGCGCGTGGTCGCTCTGGGCGGCCCGGTTGCCGAGCAGCCGCGTCTGCTGCGCACACGCCTGGGCGCCAACCTGGAAGAACTCACCGCAGGTGAGCTCAAGCCCGGCGTAAATCGGGTGATTTCCGGTTCGGTATTCGGTGGCCGTACCGCGCAGGGCGCTTTCGCCTTCCTCGGTCGTTACCACAATCAGGTGTCCTGCCTGAGCGAGGGCAATGAGCGCGAGATGATGCATTACCTGCGTGCTGGCGTGAACAAGCACTCGGTCATGAATATCTTCGTCTCCAAGCTGGCCAGCGCCAAGCTGTTCAATTTCACCACCACCACCAATGGCAGCCCGCGCGCCATGGTGCCGGTGGGTAACTACGAAGCAGTGATGCCACTGGATATCCTGCCGACTCAACTTTTGCGCTACCTGATCGTCGGTGACACCGAGATGGCCCAGAAACTGGGTTGCCTGGAGCTCGACGAAGAAGACCTGGCGCTGTGCACCTACGTGTGTGCCGGCAAGTATGAATATGGCCCGATCCTGCGGGATAACCTCACCCGCATCGAGAAGGAGGGTTGA
- a CDS encoding CsiV family protein codes for MTRPLHLIALLLCLLAPSAFAERLYQVELLVFRQAGDAVIAPKIAPDDWAGTALPIAGSERPTSLDNEAAKLNPGNGYQVLLHKAWSQTLSSTPSRVAVSSGEAHLGHYPVEGTLAFTQDRFADLDLELWINRFSADGLLESSEHMKVAQRLKDNSLTYLDHGSLGALVRISPL; via the coding sequence ATGACGCGCCCACTGCACCTGATTGCCCTGCTGCTCTGCCTGCTCGCACCGAGCGCCTTCGCCGAACGCCTGTACCAGGTCGAACTGCTGGTATTCCGCCAGGCCGGGGATGCGGTCATCGCACCGAAAATCGCGCCGGACGACTGGGCCGGCACCGCCCTGCCAATCGCCGGCAGCGAACGCCCCACCAGTCTCGATAATGAAGCCGCCAAACTCAATCCGGGCAACGGCTATCAGGTGCTGCTGCACAAGGCCTGGAGCCAGACACTGAGCAGCACGCCAAGCCGCGTCGCGGTCAGCAGTGGCGAGGCGCACCTGGGCCACTATCCGGTCGAAGGCACCCTCGCCTTCACCCAGGATCGCTTTGCCGATCTGGATCTGGAACTGTGGATCAATCGCTTCAGCGCTGACGGTCTGCTGGAAAGCAGCGAGCACATGAAAGTCGCCCAGCGCCTGAAGGACAACAGCCTGACCTATCTGGATCATGGCAGCCTGGGCGCACTGGTACGCATCAGCCCGCTTTGA